In Drosophila nasuta strain 15112-1781.00 chromosome 2R, ASM2355853v1, whole genome shotgun sequence, a single genomic region encodes these proteins:
- the LOC132784579 gene encoding protein NATD1 isoform X2 produces MYSTDIQYKVINCGIKCLGRYSIIGAIREPEFCRRTQNFCVFQRVNVLVSYAILPTPRRWMGTTFKIKHDDSRFYIETKEGVAQLKYDINDGIMHIKHTGVPTALGGHGIGKLLAKAALDYGVQSGLILKVSCGFVKNYVEVYEPQFLKYIMH; encoded by the exons ATGTACAGTACAGATATACAGTacaa GGTTATCAACTGCGGCATTAAATGTCTAGGACGCTATTCTATTATTGGAGCAATTCGTGAGCCGGAATTTTGTCGTAGAACtcaaaatttttgtgttttccaaAGAGTGAACGTGTTGGTCTCCTATGCAATTTTGCCAACCCCACGAAGATGGATGGGaactacttttaaaataaaacatgatGATAGCAGGTTTTATATTGAAACTAAAGAAGGTGTTGCTCAGTTGAAGTATGACATTAACGATGGAATCATGCACATTAAGCATACTGGTGTTCCTACAGCTTTGGGTGGACACGGCATAGGCAAGCTATTAGCTAAG gCCGCATTGGATTATGGTGTACAAAGCGGTCTCATTCTCAAGGTATCGTGCGGTTTTGTGAAGAATTACGTTGAAGTTTACGAACCGCAGTTCCTGAAATATATTATGCATTAA
- the LOC132784579 gene encoding protein NATD1 isoform X1, translating to MGTTFKIKHDDSRFYIETKEGVAQLKYDINDGIMHIKHTGVPTALGGHGIGKLLAKAALDYGVQSGLILKVSCGFVKNYVEVYEPQFLKYIMH from the exons ATGGGaactacttttaaaataaaacatgatGATAGCAGGTTTTATATTGAAACTAAAGAAGGTGTTGCTCAGTTGAAGTATGACATTAACGATGGAATCATGCACATTAAGCATACTGGTGTTCCTACAGCTTTGGGTGGACACGGCATAGGCAAGCTATTAGCTAAG gCCGCATTGGATTATGGTGTACAAAGCGGTCTCATTCTCAAGGTATCGTGCGGTTTTGTGAAGAATTACGTTGAAGTTTACGAACCGCAGTTCCTGAAATATATTATGCATTAA